The genomic window CCGTCCCGGAGACCCCCGAGACAACGATGGCTCGGCCCCGGAGGAGCCCATCGTGGGACGGATCGTCGGCGACGACGACTGAGCCCGCCGCTGGTCGAGCGGTGTGCCCGCACCGGTTGGCGAAAAGTAAGGGGCCCATTCCCTTAGCGGGTCTACGCATGTCATACTTCTTACCTGCGCCCTGAACCCCCGTCGGGGCGCCACTTGCGGCGTCGAGCGGCTCCCCCCGTGGCCGTTCGACGCCGCGTCTTCGTCTCTCGGCACCGCCCCCACGAAGCTGTTCTACAGTGGCTTCGTGACCTCGGAAGACACCCCCACGACCGCCATCTGCTCGGCGAAGGGCTGCCGCACGCCGGCGGTCTGGAGCGTGGTGTGGAACAACCCCAAGCTGCACCCGCCGGACCGGCGGAAAGTGTGGCTGGCCTGCGAGGAGCACCGGCAGCACCTGGCGGACTTCCTGGACGTCCGGGGCTTCCTCATCGAGGTGGAGCCCTTCACGCCCGGCGCGCCGCGGGACTGAAAAGCACCCGCTGTCCGTGGCGGAAAACAGCGGATGCCTCAAGTTCCTCAGCACAAAGCGATCAGCTCATCAGACCATTGAGTTCCGGGTACGGCAGCCCGCCCTCGACCGTCGTGTAGGTACCGCTTTTGGCCAGCTCCTCGGCGGCGCGGCGGACCAGTCCATAGGCCGCCTCGGCCACGGCGGCGCCCAGGCTGACCCGCGCCACCCCGAGCGCGGCGAGCTCCGCGACCGTCGGCGCCCCCGGCCCGACCATCACGTTCAGCGGCGCGTCGATGCCCTTGACCAGCTCGGCGATGGTCTCCGGGGCGGCCACCCCGGGCACGAAGATCCCGCTGGCCCCGGCGGCCAGATAGCGCTCGGCCCGCGCCAGCGTCTCGCCGAGGCGGTCCTCGGCGGCGCCCAGCCCGAACAGGAACACGTCGATGCGGGCGTTGACGAACAGCGGGATGCCCGCGTTGTCCGCAGCCGTCCGCGCCGCGGCGATGCGCGCGGCGAGCTCGGCCGGATCGCGCGGCCCGTCCTCGATGTTGACCCCGACCACACCGGCCGCGATCACCTGCGCGACGGTCTCGGCCACGGCCTCCGCGTCCGGCCCGAAGCCGTCCTCGATGTCCGCGGTGACCGGCACCTCGACGGTGTCCACGACCCGCCGGATCAACGCCACCGCGCGCTCCCGGTCGAGGTGGCCCCCGTCGGCCGCGCCGAGCCCCCACGCCACCCCGGCGCTGGTGGTCGCCACCGCGGGCGCGCCGGTGGAGGCGACGATCCGGGCGCTGGCCCCGTCCCAGGCATTGGCGAGGGCGAGGGGCGTGCCGGGGACGTGGAGGGCGTGGAACCGGGTGGCCTTGTCGTGCTGAGATGTCATGCGGACAGCGAATCAGACCGCGCCCACGGTCGCATCTGATTCGGCGGGAGACGAATCCGTGGCGGTTGCGGGGGTCAGCCGCGCCAAAAGCCGACCGTCAGGCCGACCGCCCGCCGACCGCTCGCCGACCGCTCGCTCAGCCCCCGATGGCCGACATCGGCCGCTCGGGCTGCACGAACCCCGCCTCCCCGATCCCGGCCGCCCGCTTCTTCCCGAGCATCGCCACGCGCCAGCGCTCGGCCAGCTCCTCGTCGCTCGCGCCGTCGCGCAGCGCGCCGCGCAGGTCCGACTCCTCGCGGGCGAACAGGCAGGTGCGGACCTGGCCGTCGGCGGTCAGGCGGACGCGGTCGCAGGCGCCGCAGAAGGGGCGGGTCACGCTGGCGATCACGCCGACGCGGCCCGGGCCGCCGTCCACCAGCCAGGTCTCCGCCGGGGCCGCGCCGCGGGCGACCGGGCCCTCGGGGGTCAGCTTGAACTCGGTCTCCAGGGCCGCCAGGATCTCGTCGGCGGTCACCATCTGCGCGCGGTCCCAGCCGTGCTGGGCGTCCAGCGGCATCTGCTCGATGAAGCGCAGCTCGTAGCCGCGCTCCAGACACCATCGGAGCAGCGCCGGGGCTTCGGCGTCGTTGACGCCGCGCATCAGGACGCTGTTCACCTTCACCGGGGTCAGCCCGGCCTCGGCCGCCGCCGCGAGGCCCGCGACCACGTCGGCGAAGCGGTCGCGGCGGGTCAGCTCGCGGAAGACCGCCGGGTCCAGCGTGTCCAGCGAGACGTTCACCCGGTCCAGGCCGGCTTCCTTCAGCGTCGGGGCCAGGCGGGCCAGGCCGAGGGCGTTGGTGGTCAGCGAGATGCGGGGGCGCGGGCGCAGCTCCGCCACCTGCGCGACCAGGGTGGCCAGGCCCGGCCGGACCAGCGGTTCGCCGCCGGTGAAGCGCACCTGGTCCACGCCGAGCAGGTGGACCGCGATGCCGATCAGGCGCAGGATCTCGGCGTCGGTGAGCAGCTCCGCCTTCGGCAGCCAGGGCAGCCCCTCGGCGGGCATGCAGTACGTGCACCGCAGGTTGCAGCGGTCGGTCAGGGACACCCGCAAGTCCGTCGCCGTTCTGCCGAACGTGTCGACCAGCATCGTGCCCCTCTTTCCGCCAAGCGTCGCCGAAGATCCCCTCTAACCGTTCCAGCTTCTCAGACGCGCGCCTTGTTCCCGTCTTCGCACTGGCGCACATCGCCGCCTACGCGCTTTTGTTCCCGCGCACAGTGCGAAGACTCGATGCGCAAGGGCATATCCGAGGTTGCTGAGGCTCGCTAGGCTGCATGGTGTTCCACCCTCAGGCAGAGTCCCGCCACGCAGAGCCACCATGGCCCCCTCCATACCGCAGCCGCCGCACACGTCGCGATCGCAGGTGATCCGCATGCCGTCTCCGGTTCAGCTCACGTCTCCACCCCAGCTCGCCCCCACGCCGCGGCCGGCCGCACCGGCCCGCATCCCGACCCCCGGCGAGGTCGGGTTGTGCCGGATCCTGGCCGTCGCGGACGTCCTGCTCGGCGCGGTGGACGAGGTCGAGCTGGTGGACCGGCTGCTGCCGGTGCTGCGGCGCGCGGTCCCGGCCGACACCGTACTGTGGCTGGCCTCCGACCGGCGGCATCCGGCGACCTGGCGGGCCGAGCCGGCCGGGTCGGTCGGCGCCGAGCAGGCCGCGCTGCTGGCCGCGCACGCCGACGACCCGCTGCTGGCCGCGGCCTGGCACGGCCCCGGCACCGCGACCCGCCGCTCGGATCTGCACACCGACCACGAGTTCCACCGGCTCCCGGTGTTCTCCGCGCTGTACGCGCCGCTGGGCGC from Catenulispora sp. EB89 includes these protein-coding regions:
- a CDS encoding isocitrate lyase/phosphoenolpyruvate mutase family protein, with product MTSQHDKATRFHALHVPGTPLALANAWDGASARIVASTGAPAVATTSAGVAWGLGAADGGHLDRERAVALIRRVVDTVEVPVTADIEDGFGPDAEAVAETVAQVIAAGVVGVNIEDGPRDPAELAARIAAARTAADNAGIPLFVNARIDVFLFGLGAAEDRLGETLARAERYLAAGASGIFVPGVAAPETIAELVKGIDAPLNVMVGPGAPTVAELAALGVARVSLGAAVAEAAYGLVRRAAEELAKSGTYTTVEGGLPYPELNGLMS
- the moaA gene encoding GTP 3',8-cyclase MoaA; this translates as MLVDTFGRTATDLRVSLTDRCNLRCTYCMPAEGLPWLPKAELLTDAEILRLIGIAVHLLGVDQVRFTGGEPLVRPGLATLVAQVAELRPRPRISLTTNALGLARLAPTLKEAGLDRVNVSLDTLDPAVFRELTRRDRFADVVAGLAAAAEAGLTPVKVNSVLMRGVNDAEAPALLRWCLERGYELRFIEQMPLDAQHGWDRAQMVTADEILAALETEFKLTPEGPVARGAAPAETWLVDGGPGRVGVIASVTRPFCGACDRVRLTADGQVRTCLFAREESDLRGALRDGASDEELAERWRVAMLGKKRAAGIGEAGFVQPERPMSAIGG
- a CDS encoding LuxR C-terminal-related transcriptional regulator, whose product is MPSPVQLTSPPQLAPTPRPAAPARIPTPGEVGLCRILAVADVLLGAVDEVELVDRLLPVLRRAVPADTVLWLASDRRHPATWRAEPAGSVGAEQAALLAAHADDPLLAAAWHGPGTATRRSDLHTDHEFHRLPVFSALYAPLGARRQLVMAVRPDEQRRVVVLFNRASPDFTQHDVAVAEAVRPRIGRALAPFGGPGPRREKVSPREADVLDLLCRGLTDRQIATRLGISPRTVDKHLEHAYVKLGVRCRVQAATRWRS